A single window of Paenibacillus sp. FSL H8-0537 DNA harbors:
- a CDS encoding GerMN domain-containing protein → MLRTISQFMLTLCIVGLVAGCGAVNKPAESGAGSSPSPSIQPSASPSAEPSIEPEKQTLEIKVYAGNEELDGLVEQQVQVAYSSDLELVQNAITALQHVEGEGAVSLWKLIEVKSVLLGSDGQVTIDLHLSDESRLGSPGEVLVLETLQKTLFQFDFVKAYDLLVDGDSADTLMGHVELEHPTVKP, encoded by the coding sequence ATGCTGCGAACAATAAGCCAGTTCATGTTGACTTTATGTATAGTTGGACTCGTTGCGGGCTGCGGCGCGGTAAACAAGCCGGCTGAATCAGGCGCAGGCAGCAGCCCGTCGCCTTCTATTCAGCCATCGGCTTCGCCATCCGCTGAGCCGTCAATTGAGCCTGAAAAACAGACACTAGAAATAAAGGTATATGCGGGAAATGAAGAGCTGGATGGTTTAGTGGAGCAGCAGGTTCAGGTTGCATACAGCTCAGATCTGGAATTAGTTCAAAACGCAATAACAGCACTGCAGCATGTGGAGGGCGAAGGCGCTGTATCACTGTGGAAGCTGATCGAAGTTAAATCGGTGCTGCTGGGAAGCGATGGACAGGTGACGATTGATCTTCATTTGTCTGACGAATCCCGGCTTGGTTCGCCTGGCGAAGTATTAGTGCTGGAGACGCTCCAAAAAACATTGTTCCAGTTCGACTTTGTAAAAGCCTATGATTTGCTCGTAGATGGAGACAGCGCTGATACGCTGATGGGCCATGTTGAGCTTGAGCATCCAACAGTCAAGCCTTAG
- a CDS encoding N-acetylmuramoyl-L-alanine amidase family protein, giving the protein MKKFVSILLLMSLLFTLFSSAGHAAEVVPKLYLNGALLDSKVAPQIVDNKYTLVPMRLVSESIGYKVGWSSATQTVTVHNGSDSIVLTINQDVAFVNNEQVKLDTPALLQKGTTLIPLRFVGESLGMQVNWDQSTKSVQLFKEPEPTPTPSPSTDPVVTQPDGVVTGISYDNENAIIIHYEGSAVYNQPFKLESPKRIVMDIPKVSYSDTLIAQLNSGQINLEVGEHPYLSGIRYSLFSSSPATVRIVLDLKADADVDVMNSALGEIRINVIDPLPVEATPTPTPTPSATPTPTAGPTLPANGVYSIVIDAGHGGSDPGAKGINGRWEKEFNLSISLKVKALLDKESKIKAYLSRPDDNYVKLEDRVKFAENLKANLFLSVHANSNPSSAATGTETYYTRASSKAFADAVHKQFAKATGLRDRGVKQQSLHVTRETTMPAILLEAGFLSNADDYKKLFDDSVQNNIAAGIVAGIKDYLKLS; this is encoded by the coding sequence ATGAAGAAATTTGTATCGATTCTGTTGCTCATGTCGTTGTTATTCACGCTGTTTTCCAGTGCAGGACATGCTGCCGAGGTTGTGCCAAAGCTTTATTTGAATGGGGCTTTACTAGATTCGAAGGTAGCGCCGCAAATCGTAGACAACAAGTATACGCTTGTGCCAATGCGGCTCGTGTCGGAGAGTATCGGCTACAAGGTAGGCTGGTCGTCAGCTACACAGACAGTTACTGTACATAATGGCTCTGATTCAATCGTTCTTACTATTAATCAGGATGTCGCTTTTGTTAACAATGAGCAGGTGAAGCTGGATACGCCAGCACTGCTGCAAAAAGGGACAACCCTTATTCCGCTGCGTTTCGTTGGGGAATCTCTCGGAATGCAGGTCAACTGGGATCAGTCGACAAAATCCGTCCAATTGTTTAAAGAACCGGAACCAACGCCAACGCCAAGCCCATCAACAGATCCGGTTGTCACACAGCCTGATGGCGTTGTAACGGGTATTTCGTATGACAATGAAAATGCGATTATCATTCATTACGAGGGAAGCGCAGTCTACAATCAGCCCTTCAAGCTTGAAAGCCCAAAACGAATCGTAATGGACATTCCAAAGGTGTCTTATTCGGATACGCTTATAGCGCAGTTGAACTCAGGACAGATCAATCTTGAAGTAGGCGAGCATCCTTATTTGAGCGGCATACGCTATTCCTTGTTCTCGTCAAGCCCGGCAACCGTCCGCATTGTGCTTGATCTGAAAGCAGATGCCGATGTGGATGTCATGAACAGTGCGCTAGGCGAAATTCGCATTAATGTCATTGATCCGCTGCCAGTGGAAGCTACACCGACACCAACGCCGACGCCTTCTGCGACGCCAACGCCAACTGCGGGTCCGACACTGCCAGCAAACGGTGTTTATTCGATCGTAATTGACGCGGGGCATGGCGGCTCTGATCCCGGTGCCAAAGGAATTAACGGCAGATGGGAGAAAGAATTTAATCTCAGCATTTCTTTGAAGGTGAAGGCTTTGCTGGATAAGGAATCGAAAATAAAAGCTTATTTATCCCGTCCGGATGACAATTATGTGAAGCTGGAGGATCGGGTAAAGTTTGCTGAAAATCTTAAAGCCAATCTATTCCTGTCTGTGCATGCCAATAGCAATCCAAGCAGTGCCGCAACAGGCACGGAAACCTATTACACAAGAGCTAGCAGCAAAGCATTTGCCGATGCGGTGCATAAGCAGTTTGCTAAAGCAACAGGTCTTAGGGACCGCGGGGTCAAGCAGCAAAGCTTGCATGTAACGAGAGAAACGACGATGCCGGCGATTTTGCTCGAAGCAGGGTTTTTGTCTAATGCCGACGATTACAAGAAGCTGTTTGATGATTCCGTGCAAAACAACATCGCTGCCGGAATTGTAGCAGGAATCAAGGACTATTTAAAGCTATCGTAG
- the leuD gene encoding 3-isopropylmalate dehydratase small subunit: MEPFKQFTGIVAPVDRVNVDTDAIIPKQFLKRIERSGFGQFLFFEWRFHENGEVNAEFEPNKPRYQGASVLISRANFGCGSSREHAPWAILDYGYKVVIAPSYADIFYNNCFKNGILPLKLSEEQVEDLFQRTAKHEGYTLNVDLENNRLTDDYGLEINFELDEHRRQFLLQGLDDIGLTLMHEDKITAYEQKRAAKAQA; this comes from the coding sequence ATGGAACCATTTAAACAGTTTACGGGCATTGTTGCTCCAGTCGATCGCGTTAACGTAGATACGGATGCGATTATTCCTAAACAATTTTTGAAGCGCATTGAGCGCAGCGGCTTTGGACAGTTTCTATTTTTCGAATGGCGCTTTCATGAGAACGGTGAAGTCAACGCTGAATTTGAACCGAATAAGCCTCGTTATCAAGGCGCTTCCGTGCTCATTTCACGCGCTAACTTCGGTTGCGGCTCCTCCCGTGAGCATGCGCCATGGGCGATTCTCGACTATGGCTACAAAGTCGTTATCGCACCGTCTTATGCAGATATTTTCTACAACAACTGCTTCAAAAACGGCATTTTGCCGCTTAAGCTGAGCGAAGAGCAGGTTGAAGATCTGTTCCAGCGTACGGCGAAGCATGAGGGCTACACGCTGAATGTTGATCTGGAAAATAATCGTCTGACTGATGATTACGGTCTGGAAATCAACTTTGAGCTGGATGAGCACCGCCGCCAGTTCCTTCTGCAAGGACTTGATGATATCGGCCTGACGCTGATGCATGAAGATAAAATTACAGCTTACGAGCAAAAACGCGCTGCAAAAGCGCAAGCATAA
- the leuC gene encoding 3-isopropylmalate dehydratase large subunit, producing MAKRTMFEKIWDNHVINQEEGKPSIIYIDLQLVHEVTSPQAFEGLRMSGRKVRRPDLTFATMDHNVPTKDRFNITDPISKQQIDTLTQNCKDFGVKLFDLDNIDQGVVHVMGPEIGLTHPGKTIVCGDSHTSTHGAFGALAFGIGTSEVEHVMATQCLQQSKAKTMEVRFTGNRKPGVTAKDMILGVIAKYGTDFATGYVIEYTGESIRSLTMEERMTVCNMSIEGGARAGLIAPDETTFNYLRGREYAPADYDAAVEEWKLLSTDEGATYDTIVDFDVDSLIPQVTWGTSPGMGTDITSSVPFPAQLPTENERKAAEKALEYMDLKPGTPMNEIEIDYVFIGSCTNGRIEDLRAAAEIARGYKVSDRVTAIVVPGSGRVKIQAEKEGLDKVFIEAGFEWREAGCSMCLAMNPDVLQPGQRCASTSNRNFEGRQGRGGRTHLVSPAMAVAAAVMGRFTDVRDWNVKTEVLN from the coding sequence ATGGCTAAAAGAACGATGTTTGAGAAGATTTGGGACAATCATGTCATTAATCAAGAAGAAGGCAAGCCGAGTATCATTTATATCGATCTTCAACTGGTTCACGAAGTAACTTCGCCGCAAGCTTTCGAAGGTCTTCGCATGTCTGGCCGTAAAGTGCGTCGTCCAGATTTGACATTCGCAACGATGGATCACAACGTTCCTACGAAAGACCGCTTCAACATTACAGATCCTATCTCCAAGCAGCAAATTGATACACTGACGCAAAACTGTAAAGATTTCGGCGTAAAGCTGTTTGATCTTGACAATATTGACCAAGGCGTTGTACACGTTATGGGTCCTGAAATTGGCCTTACGCATCCGGGCAAAACGATCGTTTGCGGCGACAGCCATACTTCCACGCATGGTGCGTTCGGCGCGCTGGCATTTGGTATCGGTACTTCCGAGGTTGAGCACGTAATGGCAACACAATGCCTGCAGCAATCGAAAGCAAAAACGATGGAAGTTCGCTTCACGGGCAACCGTAAACCGGGCGTAACGGCAAAGGATATGATTTTGGGCGTTATCGCAAAATACGGTACGGACTTCGCTACTGGCTACGTTATCGAGTACACAGGCGAATCGATTCGCTCGCTGACGATGGAAGAGCGTATGACGGTTTGCAACATGTCGATCGAAGGCGGCGCTCGCGCAGGCCTGATCGCTCCTGACGAAACGACGTTCAACTATCTTCGTGGACGCGAGTATGCTCCAGCAGATTATGATGCGGCTGTAGAAGAGTGGAAATTGCTTTCCACTGATGAAGGCGCAACTTATGACACAATCGTTGATTTTGACGTTGATTCCCTGATCCCGCAAGTAACCTGGGGTACTAGCCCTGGTATGGGTACAGATATTACATCTTCGGTTCCTTTCCCAGCACAGCTACCTACGGAAAATGAGCGTAAAGCTGCTGAGAAAGCATTGGAATATATGGATCTGAAGCCAGGTACGCCTATGAACGAAATCGAGATCGATTATGTGTTTATCGGTTCTTGTACAAATGGACGTATTGAGGATCTTCGTGCTGCTGCTGAAATCGCTCGCGGCTACAAAGTTAGCGATAGAGTGACAGCAATCGTTGTTCCAGGCTCAGGCCGCGTTAAAATTCAGGCTGAAAAAGAAGGCCTTGATAAAGTATTTATCGAAGCAGGTTTCGAATGGCGTGAAGCAGGCTGCTCGATGTGTCTGGCGATGAACCCGGACGTTCTGCAACCAGGACAACGCTGTGCTTCGACATCGAACCGCAACTTCGAAGGCCGCCAAGGCCGCGGAGGCCGTACGCATCTTGTATCTCCAGCAATGGCTGTTGCTGCAGCTGTTATGGGCCGCTTTACAGATGTGCGTGATTGGAATGTCAAAACAGAAGTATTGAACTAA
- a CDS encoding LysR family transcriptional regulator, which produces MELRQLQYVLQIAIEKNFSRAAEKLHIAQPSLSQQLSKLEQELGVLLFRRTTNSVELTQAGQVFVDKSQTILDAIEQLKQEMDDMAQMRRGRLVVGTLPITGSHILPLVLPVFGAQYPQIEVVLVEDTSAKLEQLTASGGTDLSLLSLPLADTSLAWEPLMEEEICLAIPPQHPLAESTEPVPISVLRNEPFIGLKKGQGFRQITVELCQASGFTPQIVFESSNIETVQSLVAGGMGIAFVPKMLTRQRGSEFAPIYLPLSPKASRTLVIASRKGRYLSKATEAFIRTMNKTIVHYK; this is translated from the coding sequence ATGGAGCTCAGACAACTGCAGTATGTGCTGCAAATCGCAATTGAAAAAAACTTCTCCCGCGCAGCGGAAAAGCTGCATATCGCCCAGCCATCGCTCAGCCAGCAGCTGTCGAAGCTGGAGCAGGAGCTTGGCGTGCTGCTGTTTCGGCGCACGACCAACTCCGTTGAGTTGACGCAGGCCGGGCAAGTTTTTGTCGACAAATCCCAAACGATCCTTGATGCAATCGAGCAGCTCAAGCAGGAAATGGACGATATGGCGCAAATGCGGCGCGGACGCCTCGTCGTCGGAACGCTGCCGATTACGGGCTCGCATATACTGCCGCTCGTCCTGCCGGTATTCGGCGCCCAGTATCCTCAAATTGAAGTTGTGCTCGTGGAGGATACTTCAGCAAAGCTGGAGCAGCTTACAGCAAGCGGCGGCACCGACCTCAGCTTGTTGTCTCTTCCGCTAGCCGACACCTCGCTTGCATGGGAGCCATTAATGGAAGAAGAAATTTGTTTGGCGATCCCGCCGCAGCATCCGCTTGCGGAAAGCACAGAGCCTGTACCGATTAGCGTATTGCGCAATGAACCATTTATCGGATTAAAAAAAGGCCAGGGCTTCAGGCAAATTACAGTCGAGCTGTGCCAAGCTTCTGGCTTTACGCCGCAAATCGTATTTGAAAGCAGCAATATTGAAACCGTCCAATCGCTCGTCGCGGGCGGCATGGGCATCGCTTTCGTCCCGAAAATGCTGACACGCCAAAGAGGGAGCGAATTCGCCCCCATCTATTTGCCGCTATCGCCCAAAGCATCACGGACGCTGGTCATCGCCAGCCGCAAGGGCCGTTACCTGTCTAAAGCTACGGAAGCTTTCATTAGAACGATGAACAAAACCATTGTCCACTATAAATAA
- a CDS encoding carbon-nitrogen family hydrolase: MNTEKLNLALLQMDIKAGNPEANFAKLEQMLEKAVSGGRKLDVIVFPEMWNTGYALTEIETLADANGERTKQFLSAFSAKHQVNIVAGSIAESRADGVYNTIFAFDRAGETIADYSKIHLFRLMDEEKYLQAGDKLGSFQLGGQEAGMMICYDIRFPELARKLALGGAKLLFVPAEWPNPRLHHWKTLLSARAIENQMFVIACNRVGQSGETSFFGHSLVLDPWGETIAEGGEDEAIIYAEIDLALVDAVRGKIPVFEDRRPGLY; encoded by the coding sequence ATGAATACTGAAAAATTAAACCTTGCGCTGCTGCAAATGGATATAAAAGCTGGAAATCCAGAGGCTAACTTTGCCAAGCTTGAGCAAATGCTGGAGAAAGCGGTAAGCGGTGGACGCAAGCTGGACGTTATTGTTTTTCCCGAAATGTGGAACACGGGCTATGCGCTGACGGAAATTGAAACGCTGGCCGATGCGAATGGAGAGCGGACGAAGCAGTTTTTGTCAGCCTTCTCGGCCAAGCATCAAGTGAATATTGTTGCGGGCTCAATCGCGGAAAGCAGGGCGGATGGGGTTTACAATACGATCTTTGCTTTCGACCGTGCAGGGGAAACGATAGCCGATTATTCTAAAATCCATCTGTTTCGGTTAATGGACGAGGAAAAATATTTGCAGGCTGGCGATAAGCTAGGCTCATTCCAGCTTGGCGGACAGGAAGCCGGCATGATGATCTGTTATGATATCCGTTTCCCTGAGCTTGCTCGCAAGCTGGCGCTTGGAGGCGCCAAGCTGTTATTCGTTCCAGCCGAATGGCCGAATCCGCGCCTGCATCACTGGAAAACGCTGCTGAGCGCCAGAGCGATTGAAAATCAAATGTTCGTCATTGCCTGCAATCGGGTTGGGCAAAGCGGCGAAACGAGCTTTTTCGGACATTCACTCGTGCTTGATCCGTGGGGGGAAACGATAGCCGAGGGTGGGGAGGACGAAGCGATTATTTATGCGGAAATCGATTTGGCGCTAGTTGATGCCGTTCGAGGCAAAATTCCCGTCTTCGAAGACCGCAGGCCGGGACTGTATTAG